A genomic stretch from Psilocybe cubensis strain MGC-MH-2018 chromosome 1, whole genome shotgun sequence includes:
- a CDS encoding Guanine nucleotide-binding protein alpha-4 subunit codes for MGLPTSTTSSTTTTTTTTSQSDDPLSTLLLPPPNETPTERTTRLEAEAAARRVSEMIDEELKVERAERRRRERGVVRVLLLGQSESDFRMKYARADWDAERASWRAVIQLNVIRSIITIVEALQAEMDGEPEGEGDLQQSVSPGGSSSAGGGGEASGSGSGVGGGTGREGSKQLSTLLTGKHQVLKMRLGPLRRVETDLKRRLGAGSDEDMGLPLPSPAPAAAAAATGDSAATNVLGGTSLGPLSLETEPQGLARPLGAASAQREFGVTRLQEALQRGQRLVRKGSAQSVRRQGRVGSGRATPVGEDGEGEGEMVDDATEILASCLEDMKALWTDDVVRAVLKKRRIRIEDTAGFFLDDLDRIAQRDYSPSDDDVVRARLRTLGVQEYRIRLDDGPTSIFAGGIGGDAGKEWILYDVGGSRTVRHAWLPYFDNVQAIIFLAPVSCFDERLTEDARVNRLEDSFLLWRTVCSSKLLASTTMILFLNKCDLLKRKLKAGVQVRKYLPSYGERANDVNTVVKYLREKFKEQLKEHLPTQRASYFYATSVVDKKATATTIKAVKDSILRDYLKNADFLS; via the exons ATGGGTCTCCCAACATCCACAACCTcatccacaaccacaaccacaaccaccacatCCCAATCCGACGACCCCCTAtcaaccctcctcctccccccacCCAACGAAACTCCCACTGAACGCACCACCCGCCTGGAAGCAGAGGCGGCGGCAAGGAGAGTGAGTGAGATGATTGATGAGGAGTTGAAGGTTGAGAGGGCTGAGAGGAGacggagggagaggggggtTGTGAGGGTGCTTTTGTTGGGGCAGAGTGAGAgtg ACTTTCGCATGAAATACGCACGCGCAGACTGGGACGCCGAGCGCGCGTCGTGGCGCGCTGTGATCCAGCTCAACGTGATCCGCTCGATCATTACGATCGTAGAGGCGCTGCAGGCTGAGATGGACGGGGAGcccgagggcgagggcgatcTGCAGCAGTCTGTTAGTCCTGGGGGGAGTAGCAGTGCAGGTGGCGGGGGGGAAgcgagtgggagtgggagtggtgTGGGAGGAGGCACGGGGAGGGAAGGGAGTAAACAGTTGTCGACGCTGTTGACGGGTAAACACCAGGTGCTGAAGATGCGGCTTGGGCCGTTACGCCGTGTGGAGACGGATCTGAAGAGGCGGCTTGGTGCGGGGTCGGATGAGGATATGGGGTTGCCCTTGCCATCGCcagcgcctgctgctgctgctgctgcgacgGGTGATAGCGCAGCGACGAATGTGTTAGGCGGAACGAGTCTCGGCCCGTTAAGTCTCGAAACGGAACCGCAGGGTCTGGCGCGCCCGCTTGGTGCTGCGTCAGCGCAACGCGAGTTTGGAGTGACGCGGTTGCAGGAGGCGTTGCAGCGCGGGCAGCGCTTAGTGCGGAAGGGCTCGGCGCAGAGTGTGAGGAGGCAGGGGAGGGTGGGGAGTGGGCGTGCGACGCCCGTTGgtgaggatggggagggggaaggggagatGGTGGACGATGCGACGGAGATTCTGGCTAGTTGTTTGGAGGATATGAAGGCGCTGTGGACGGACGATGTCGTACGTGCCGTGCTCAAAAAGCGGAGGATAAGGATCGAGGATACAGCTGGCTT TTTCCTGGACGACCTCGACCGCATCGCCCAGCGCGATTACTCGCCGTCAGACGATGACGTCGTCCGCGCACGACTCCGAACTCTTGGCGTGCAAGAGTACCGCATCAGACTGGATGACGGCCCGACTAGCATCTTTGCGGGCGGTATCGGCGGAGACGCAGGTAAAGAGTGGATCTTGTACGACGTAGGTGGATCGCGGACTGTG CGCCACGCGTGGTTGCCGTATTTTGATAATGTCCAAGCTATCATATTCC TGGCGCCTGTATCATGCTTCGACGAGCGTCTCACCGAAGACGCACGCGTCAACCGCCTCGAagactccttcctcctctggcGCACCGTCTGCTCCTCCAAGCTCCTCGCCAGCACGACCATGATCCTCTTCCTTAACAAATGCGATCTCCTGAAGAGGAAGCTGAAAGCGGGGGTGCAGGTGCGCAAGTATCTGCCTAGTTATGGTGAACGTGCGAATGATGTGAATACTGTTGTGAAAT ATttgagagaaaagtttaaaGAGCAGTTGAAGGAACACTTGCCTACACAGCGCGCGAGCTACTTTTACGCTACGTCCGTCGTC GACAAAAAAGCGACAGCGACGACTATAAAAGCTG TCAAAGACAGTATATTGCGGGACTACCTCAAAAACGCCGATTTC TTGTCGTGA